The region cccaagtaggctgaatcctacttggggtcctcccaagtaGCGCGTCCCCCTGTCATATTTgttagagggggaaggaaagagggggaagggggaatcctattccatttctttcctttcctccttcccctttccttctccaccttggccggcccatatggtggcgcaccatccccttgttgatggtgcgtttcccctcttggcccataaggcccatatctttttgccgggggtgcccggaaccccttccggtgatccgatatgtacccggtaccctccggaacacttccggtgttcgaataccatcgtcctatatataaatctttacctattgaccattttgagactcctcgtcatgtccgtgatctcatccggaacacctaacaacatttggtcaccaaatcacataactcatataatactatatcgtcatcgaacgttaagcttgcggaccctacgggttcaagaactatgtagacatgaccaagacacctctctggtcaataaccaacaggggaacctggatgcccatattgggtcctacatattctacgaagatctttatcggttgaaccgtcatgacaacatacgtaattccctttgtccatcggtatgttacttgcccaagattcaatcgttggtatcttcatacctagttcaatctcgttaacggcaagtctccttactcattttgtaatacatcatcttgtgactaactccttagtcatttgcttgcaaacttatgatgtgtattaccgaaagggcccagagatacctctccgatactcgcagtgaaaaatcctaatctcaatctatgccaactcaacaaacaccttcagagatacctgtagagcatatttatgatcacccagttatgttgtgacggttGATAGCACactaggtattcctccggtatctgggggttgcataatctcatagtcgaaggaatatgtatttgacatgaagaaagcaatagcaataaagctGAACGATCATTATGTAAGCTAAcacgatgggtcttttccatcatatcattctcctattgatgtgatcccgttatcaaatgagaactcatgtccatggttaggaaaccttaaccatctttgatcaacgagctagtccagtagaggcttactagggacacgatatttgtttatgtattcacacatgtatttaagtttctgattaatacaattctagcatgaataattaacctttatcatgaataaggaaatatgatataacaactttattattgcctctagggcatatttccttcaaaatattGCCCATAAAGTTAGACTATTGGATtgggtttgggtatatccatgggtacaagattatgcCCATGCCCTACCCACGAGTAATCAGGTCGGGTTTGGGTGCCACCATgggcacaaaagcatatccaaaccctgtcCATACATGTCGGAtatccatgggtaaaattgccatccttagtttTCTCTCCCTTGCTTCTCAATGCAAAGATCACATGAGCTGCCATACATGATTGTGATCCATGTGATGTAATATGTTAGTGTGTTTGTTgtagtgtgatgaattgtcactttatgatcaaatttatccaTGAATCCTTTTGAGATCTATTTGGTTTCTTTGTTGCATAATTCTTATTCACATATGCTCCCCGATCTATTGTCTTTCTTTCGCCAAGTTTGACTAGACTTGTATTGTGTTGCAATCTTTCAAATAATCTACCGCAGTGATAGAAAGTGGAAAGGCATGTATTGCGTTGTTGCCACTAGGGGTAAAACTATGATTGCACAGTTTTCCTTTGAACACACGGTGAAGACAATATATCATCTATTTCATGTCATCATACTTAATGCAATACTCTATTTTATAACTTAATACTTTAATATGCATGCTAGGTATCGGTCTTGGGTGGAGTATTAGCTATAGTTGTAGTTGGATAACGGTCTATATATGTTTGGATGTGATGCTCATTTATTAGTTATGCCATGTATCATGTTATAAAGAATGTACTTTAATTAcgcaactgtaatttgttcaccacacCATGCAATCttttggagagaagccactagtgaacctatggacCCCGGTCCATTCTTCTTCATATTTCTTTCAACCTTGATCAAACACTCTTTTTAAGATTCTTGTTCTTTTACTTTTTTGTTGCAATCAATCTTCCATACACGCTTGCATTTAATCCTTGTAGTTAGCAAGGCTAGTGAGACTGACAACCTCACTAGTTTCGTTTGGGGCCAAGGCAGATTAATATTTGTGTGCGCATGTACTTATCATTGGCTGGGTTGCAAACTCCTAATGGTTTAATAAACATTCAGGTCATCCACTTTGAGGGAAAATTGTTGTTTGCTACAAACCCTTGCACTTGGGGGCCCAACACCTTCCTAGTCCAGTGGAAGAAATGATCATGTGGCTCGCTGGAGAGAGGCACATCAAAAACACTTTGATAATCAAATTGAATAGACATTCAATATCATACTAAACTGATTGATATGATATTCACCCGCTATTTTGGCGATGAGAGTTAGAACCCCAAAGTTAGACACCTAATGGACACTAGATCTCTATAGAAAGCATTAAAATTTTGGAAAACTTGCTCGTATGCAATAGACCAAAATTTCTTATAGAATAAGTTCAATATCTATCTTGATCAGGCGTGGTGTTAGATTTGGTTGCTTTCAAAGTCCCGCACCTCTGATGGAGCAATTGGTTGTTAAGAAAATGTATTCTGCATCCGAGACTAAGCTGCAACCCTCACAGGTTGAAGAGGCAACCGAAACCCATTCCTGGGCCATCAATCCAAGGAGCATGATGTAGAAACTGTATATGTGGGTTATAGGCTCCTTAGGATCATAAATGATGTTGTCATCGTTCCGTAGAAGGTGAATTATGCATCTCTAACGCCACCCATTAGCAGTCGCGTGGACGAAGATCATTTAGTGGCCCCTTGGTAGGTCCTGATAGAAGAAATGCAGGATCGCCTCAGGGTAGGTTAAATACAAGGACTCGGCCCATTAGGCATGGGATGgcccaagacctatcgagaagcccACTTGTCCGAGCCTGTTCCATGAAGCACACTCAGCTTGGTCATTGGTGCGCTATCAAGACATACGTTGTGACGCCATGAACCGAGCATTACCACAAGATACTTAATCAAGAGTAACGACACGAGATCAATGACCCATTACCACGCCCCAAACGACTCGACCGTTGTAAAACCCTAGCCTTGTTAGCCCTCTATAAGGAAAGGTCAGGGTGCCCTCGCGCGGTATGCAGACATAAGCACACAGAGACACACTTGTACGATCTTTGTATTGAGAAATCCTCATACGAGGCCATATAAATATCCAAcaagagtaggattttacctcttcAATagtgggcctgaacctgggtaaactccctCATATGAACCCCGTCCTAGATCATCTTGTCGCGCTCCCAAATTCATAACAATGTGTATTGTCACGAAATCCCACGACATATCTAGTGCCCACTTTGTTGCAAAAATAAAAATAGCTCACACTTAAGAGTGAATTTCATTCCCCCCTCCTAAAGGCAACACGCCAACACCTGCCCCGTTTGAAAGGAGAGACTAGGTTGTTTGGCTCTCCAATCCATGCAGGGGCGGAGCGTCATGGAGACcaaactgggccatggcccatgcTTCCCTCTGAATTTCCTCTCTAAAGTTGGCACGAATTTGGCCCAAGAACCGTAGATGGCCCGGTGAGTAAGTGATTGACCCGTCCTTGACGTGTTCTTCAATCTAATTGACGATCCACCGCTAAATTTGGCCTGTTCGAGACATTGCCTCTTGAAAAAAGGCTAGGATCCCGGATGACCTAAAAAGAATTCCATTTGGAAATAAGTGGCGTGGTTTCACTTGATAATTCAAGAGTTTGTGCAACGTGTGCTTAAatagagtttttttttctttttcgaatCACTTGAATAGAGTGTTATGATAGACTCTACCTAGAGTTCGCTGAGATAAGCAAAATTAATTGTATCAGCTTTCGCCATCAATACCATATGCCACGAGAGTCTGTCGATAAGAAAATGAAGTAGGCTGCGGTCCAAAACTCAGCCAATCCGAGCATCGTCAACTGATAAAGCAGTCTATTTTACTCGACCCGATCCCCCATCAGAGCCGTCAACAACGAAGATAAGGATCCGACGGCCAGAATACGTAGCCAAAGCGTACTGCAACGCCACTATGCAAGAAGCAAGCATACATCCCCAGGTTCCTCCCGGCTCCACCGGATGGGGACGGTCGGCACGCCTGCGGGAAAGGGGGACACACCCCACCACAGTGCGCGCGCAGACCCGTCGCATCTTGCAAAGCCGTGCAAGAAAAATACGTGGATGCCTTATCCCCTCCCCCCACGTCGACCCACTCCAcggagcctgcctgcctgcctgccgccGAGATGATAACCATCACGCCCGTATTTATCATCATCTTTTTTAAATTCCTTCTATTCTATTCTACTACGAACTGACTTCTTTATCCCGTCCCGCGCGCATCCGCACCCCCCTCCTCTGCCACGGCTCCTCATTCATTCTTATCCTCCTCCCTCCGGTACCTTTATAGCTTCCGACCCCCCCGCTCCGTCCTCCAAGCTATCATCCTGCTAGCACCCGTGATCTCCAGCCATTCACGCTGCGTCGATCGTTTGGTTTCGTGCGTGCGTTGTTTGTGATCGTGTGATCTGTTCGGGAGATGGAGGCTTACATGCTGTTCCCGCGGAGCAATGGAAAGAGCtgcgaggaggagcaggaggaggacatCGGCTGCCCGTCCGAGTCCGAGGTGTCGGCGGCCGGCTCCATGCTGTCGTCGGACGAGGAGCTCGACGACGACGCCACCTCCAGCTCCAGCTCCTCCGGATCCACCGACAACTTCCAGATGTCCTCCCTCATGGCGCAGCTCCCGCTCAAGTACGTGATCTCTGCCCGGACACCGCGGTTCCATGGAGGCTCTATCTTGATTGAAGCTGTGATCTGACATGGTGTTCTTTTTCTCTTGGCGCAGGAGGGGTCTGTCCAAGTTCTTCGACGGCAAGTCGCAGTCGTTCGCGTCGCTCGCGGCGGTGGGCGGCCTGGAGGACCTGGCCAAGCCGCCGGGCAAGCGGATCAAGACGTCGCGGAGCTGCGAGGTCGGGCTGCAGGACGCGCACCGCCGGCGGTTCGCGCGCCACAATGCCGCGGCCTTCAAGAAGGTGTCCAAAGGGCGGCTGTCCGCGCTCGGCAGGGCGCCGCCGCTCCGGCCGCTGACAGCGAGCGCGGCGAGGCCCAAGGGCTTGCCCGTGCGGGCTCCGCTGTTCGTTTAGGAGATTTCGCCCGCAGATTAGTCGTGTCGGTTGTGGCGTGCTCAAAGAGCAGTTGGTGCGGTTGTTACGTGGATTTTGACATGGTAACTGACCGGAAGGTGGCCGGCTGGTCGATGGATGTGTAAATACAGAAATGAGAAACATGCCTTGTTCAgtatcctttttttccttttttgtgtgTGAATACCTTGTTCAGTATCTACTCTCACTGCGCTTATAGTTCCATCACTCGTCTATTGTTCAAGTTAGATTTAATATTAAGTCTTGACAATAAATTTAGTATATGTTTCCTGCACATAGTAGTCAGCTTCACTCCTTTCATATAGGAGTTACAATGGGATTTCACACTAAATGAGGGATCTTCAGAAACCACGCCGAAAACCTCTCTTGCACCTTAAGCAGTCTACCGCCTTCAATTCGCCGCGGGTCGCACACCGTCACCGGAACCAGTGTCCGAGGGAAGGATTTCACGGTCTGGCCAACTCCACTCGACTCCGGTTCGATCAACTTAGAAGATCGTTGGCTACtaaaattaatactccctccgttttaaaatagatgacccaactttatactaacttttgtAGAAAACCGAAAAGAAATGCTAATAGGAGGTAACTATGGATATGTCGCTAGAAAACCGAAATGAAATGCTCAAGACAGAAAAGTAGGCAGCTTGTTAGAGTAGGATTGCTTCGAAAGCGTCGTCGCTAGGGTTCTGGGCCAGCAAGAACACGACGGCTTGGGGGCAGCCCCTATTACATGAGATGGATCCATCGACCCCGAATGGGGGCTTAAGTAGCCACATAAAAAAGTTTTCTTTATGTGGAAAATCATAGTTTTTATAGCTTAATAGTGCTCAGGCAAATCGCCGAAAGCACAAGCAGCCACCTGGGCAGGTACATCAGACTCCCACTCCACATAATGGTTCTCAGGGTACATACGACCAATATTGACTAATTCATCTGCTACCGAGTTTGCACTACGACGATATACTCTAATAATAAATTTGGAGACCCACATTTTAAGCTGGTACTCATATCCTCAATGACAGCCGCATACAGCAAAGAGTCGACCTTGCTGATGTCCATGGCCTTAGCCAGAAGTTGCGAGTCCTTCTCGAAGATCACCCGTAGGACTCCTAGGTCAGCAGCTAGCGATACAACATTTGCCAAAGCATAAACTTCAGGTGCAAAGACATCGGACACATCACACAAAGAAGGGGAAGTTATTAAGAGTAAAAAGAAGCATCTTATGTAAAGTGCCTTTGTCAAAAAAGTTAACAGTCATTCCCAAGTCCTTGGTGGCCTTCGGATGGATGATCTGCGGCTGTGGTTGCGAACTGATAACCTGCAATACGAGTCACACGATGTAGATCAGACGGCGCACATGCTCTCACGACTGAAACTTGATCATCAACATCAGAAGTGTCGATTTCTCTGGGCTCGTCAGGTCTGGGTCCTGACAGACAGTGCCTCATTGATGTGCTGCTAATGGCAAAGCTGGTTGTCTTCCAGGAGGGTGGACAGAGGCACATGATGGTGGCGAAGATGTGGTGTTCTTCTTCTTGGCTGGCAAGGTCAGCACTGGTCACTTGTGGCTTGGCTTTCGGCTACGTGCGCGAGTGTGCCAAGGGAACCGTGTGTACTTCGCCGCTGAGGTGCCTACCTGTTGGATTGAGCAGAGCACTGCGCACAGAACCATGGATTCAATATTGCTCTAGCACAAATCATGTAAACAAATTTGGTAAATTTAGTTTCGGATACAAGGTTGCATCTGGTAAAATGGGTCACCATATAATATAACTGTATAAAAATATCATTAAATCTCACCGGATTTGGAGCTATTTCATCTGGTATTCCAGTTAGTTTTCACACCAGCTTGTGCAATGCATGAATTCTGAAGGGCTAGATTATTGATCAATTTTCCAAGTTTGGGTGTGCATACTAGACATACTACACCAATGGTGTCTAAACTGAACAAATTAAAGGAAGAAGTACCAACTTAGCAAAACACGCGAGAATGAGCAATGCCAACTAGAGAGGGCGGGGGAGGGGATTCAAGAACAACCCACTTGTTGACACCTCAAGCACTCCAGATTCATACTAGTCAAAGCTAATCTAGATAAT is a window of Triticum dicoccoides isolate Atlit2015 ecotype Zavitan chromosome 2B, WEW_v2.0, whole genome shotgun sequence DNA encoding:
- the LOC119365111 gene encoding uncharacterized protein LOC119365111, translating into MEAYMLFPRSNGKSCEEEQEEDIGCPSESEVSAAGSMLSSDEELDDDATSSSSSSGSTDNFQMSSLMAQLPLKRGLSKFFDGKSQSFASLAAVGGLEDLAKPPGKRIKTSRSCEVGLQDAHRRRFARHNAAAFKKVSKGRLSALGRAPPLRPLTASAARPKGLPVRAPLFV